Sequence from the Miscanthus floridulus cultivar M001 chromosome 16, ASM1932011v1, whole genome shotgun sequence genome:
TGCTTCTGTTTAGCAATACCATTGATTGCTACTGAAGTGTGGTTATTTTTTAACCATCGGTGCTTTATTCCTTTGGCAATGAGATGACTGATAAGAATGGACTAGCAAGTAGTCCCAAACAACATAAAGTATGAATTCCGTATACAGAACTATTTGGCCATATAGTTATAGGAATTTATGCTTTGAAGCTTTGTCAATTCAAATGCTCGTTGAACTGTGCTTTTATATATGGTAATGCTAAGATATTAAATACACGTTAATACATATAATCATTGCATTAGGCGCCTAATGTTCTAGTAGTGTGAATTGAAAACTTGTTTTCAAAGTTAAGAGAAGAAGCGGTGATGGCAATTTGGATGCAGGGACCCTGCACGGCGTCACGCAGGAGCTCGACCATGCCTTCAATGATTAGGCATTAGAGACATGCATACTTGTACAGACAGCCCCGTTAAAAAAAAGGGTAAGTGAAGAACGACAATTCCAGAAGATTATCAACCCATCCACTGAAACCACCGCAAAATAGTTGTAAACACGAGAAGAAACTAAATTTTCATTTTCAGACGATGGAGGATTCAGAATTCTAGTCTAATTGACCGTGCAAATCTTCCAGAGCAAACAGAAATAAGAAAAGAAACAAACTGCACAAAGTTAACTGGACTACTTCGAAAATCCATTTAACGCCGCCCAAGGCAACATATATAGAGCATTGATGTATTGTGAAAGGTGAAATAACAACCCGGTACCTAAACAGATGAAAGAGCACAACACTAGCAGAGCTCAACTGTTCACACGATAACGCCCACGTAGAATACTTATATGATATTGGGCCATCTAGGTTTGGCAAAAGCAGATGCAGGATTAACAACGGCTCGCATCATTTCTTCTTGGCAGCAGCCTTGGTCACCTTGGCACCAGTCGGGTCCTTCTCCACGCTCTTGATGACTCCAACAGCAACCGTCTGCCTCATGTCACGGACAGCAAAACGACCCAGAGGAGGATACTCAGAGAAGGTCTCAACCACCATGGGCTTGGTGGGAATCATCTTCACCATACCAGCATCACCATTCTTCAGGAACTTGGGCTCCTTCTCAAGCTCCTTGCCAGACCGCCTGTTGATCTTGGTAACACCATGCCGCACGTGGCAGAAGGGATCCTGGCAGAAGGTGTAAACATCGCAGGTGTTAACACCGCTGCCCGCACGGCGAGGCCGGGGCGCCGATGGCAGGCTGCTGCTGCTTGAGCTTTCCACGGTGGATACGGACACGAAAGTTAGTTACATGGTGCGTGGCTGTGGACAGTATAGCAATACTCCAGTAGCAGCCAAGAACTCAAACGAGACTTCATTAGCAATGCATCAAGTAATAAGCAGGTACTCCAGTAGCAGCAAGAACTCAAACGAGACTTTATCATGTGATAGTATATTGCGGCTACCttatttttttttgaacgaatgCATCGCAGCTACTGCTACCCCAGTAGCAGAATTGGTGTTTCACGACAAGAACTCAAGACTTGGTTCGTCATGTGATACTAGTATATTGCAGTTACTACTACTCCAGTAGCAGAATTGGTGTTTTCACGCCAAGAAAATCGAGACAACATCATGTGATAGACAGAACTTCAGACAATATAATCAATTCAAGACGCATCTTCAACATAGGGGCCACCCCACAACTAAAATGATACTAACTCAATCGAGACTTCATCGTGTGACATCATCATGTGGTAGACAACTTCAGATGATATCAACAATTCAAAGCACATCTGGGGCCATCTCACAACTAAAACAATACTTAACAGCTACATTTTCAGATCAAAACAAAAATGATTCAGAAATGAGAACCCAATCGAGATATCATGCAATGCAAATCAACGATAGCTGAAATGACAGTATAAGTACCCAAACACAGACACAGGGCACACAGCCAGTAGATCTTAACAGTTCATAGTATAAGAGCAATGACCGAGTACAAAACTTCAAAGATAATGAAAAACACATAGGCAACACCACAGGATTAATGAGGGCACATCATTTCTTCTTTGCTGCAGCCTTGGTCACCTTGGCACCAGTTGGATCCTTCTTCTCCACGCTCTTGATGACTCCAACCGCAACGGTCTGCCTCATGTCACGGACAGCAAAACGACCCAGAGGAGGATACTCAGAGAAGGTCTCCACCACCATGGGCTTGGTGGGAATCATCTTCACCATACCAGCATCACCGTTCTTCAGGAACTTAGGCTCCTTCTCAAGCTCCTTGCCAGACCTCCTATCGATCTTGGTTATGAGCTCAGCAAACTTGACAGCGATGTGGGAGGTGTGGCAGTCCAGCACTGGGGCATAGCCGTTGCCGATCTGCCCAGGGTGGTTCATGATGATGACCTGGGAGGTGAAGCTGGCAGCCTCCTTGGCAGGGTCATCCTTGGAGTTGGAGGCCACATACCCACGCTTGAGATCCTTCACAGCGACGTTCTTCACGTTGAAGCCAACATTGTCACCAGGAAGGGCCTCCTGGAGAGCCTCGTGGTGCATCTCAACAGACTTCACCTCAGTGGTCAGGCCAGTTGGACCGAAGGTGACAACCATCCCAGGCTTGATGACACCAGTCTCCACACGACCAACCGGGACAGTTCCAATACCTCCAATCTTGTACACATCCTGGAGGGGCAGACGCAGGGGCTTGTCCGAAGGCCTCTTGGGCTCGGTGATCTGGTCAAGAGCGTCAAGCAGGGTTGGGCCCTTGTACCAGTCAAGGTTGGTGGACCTCTCAATCATGTTGTCACCCTCAAAACCAGAGATTGGGACGAAAGCAATCTTGTCAGGGTTGTATCCAACCTTCTTCAGGTAGGATGAGACTTCCTTCACAATCTCATCGTAACGGGCCTTGGAGTACTTGGGAGTGGTCGCATCCATCTAAAAATACAACAGCAACAGAAAATATAATTAACATTAGCTTGATTCTCCACAGCAGATAAATAGTATATGTTTGGAATACAACATCATCATTAGCTTAAAGGAACAGATCACATGAACAGCAAGCAAAATGGATGTATGCGAGAACACATCAATCAAAATTAACTGGTACAGGGCACTTCTTCCAGAAATGTTTTATGTTGATATCTGAGCAGTGACAAACCAAATATAAATTGGTAGATCATCATATATCACAAATGTATTCAATTAGCTACTGAAACTACAAAAAATAAAAACCTTACTAATCATACCAAGGCAAAACTTATGTTTGCATTCTTTATGGATTGCAAGTTTCATATAACTACCGAACAATTACTCAAAACAGATGAATGGGAAACAAGTATAAAATTTATTGAGAAATTCTTTTGCAACATATCAGACTAGCAAATTAATGAAGGTGATTATCATACATAATTATGTAGGAAACATATGGTGATTTAATAGAAGCACTAGGCACTTATTGCACATGTCAAATACAGTATAAATCATATACTACTATACTATACACGAACCACACACTATAGTCAGAACTAATGAACAAGAGTGAAAGAGAAATTCATGATAGCATACCTTGTTGCAGCAGCAAATCATCTGTTTCACACCAAGGGTGAAAGCAAGGAGAGCATGCTCACGGGTCTGGCCATCCTTGGAGATACCAGCCTCAAAACCACCAGTGGTGGAGTCAATGATAAGGACGGCACAGTCAGCCTGGGAGGTACCAGTGATCATGTTCTTGATGAAGTCACGGTGTCCAGGGGCATCAATGACCGTGCAGTAGTACTTGGTGGTCTCAAACTTCCACAGAGCGATATCAATGGTGATACCTCTCTCACGCTCAGCCTTAAGCTTGTCGAGCACCCACGCGTACTTGAAGGACCGCTTGTTCATTTCAGCGGCCTCCTTCTCGAACCTCTCGATCACACGCTTGTCAATGCCTCCAAGCTTGTAGATCAGGTGGCCGGTGGTGGTTGACTTGCCAGAGTCGACGTGGCCAATAACCACAATGTTGATGTGGGACTTCTCCTTACCCATGGCTGGAGGTGAAGCTTAAACTGTTACACCAGAAGAATCAATTATTAGAAATACAGTAAACATCACACAATACTAAATCCACTAACAAAACAATTTATTAGATGGGATCAGAAAATCGATCTAAAGTTGCAACCGCAGTAATCAGCTTAAAAAAAGCCTGATACACATCAGCAGGGGGGAAATAAAGCAGCACTAGAAACATTAAACAGAGCAAATAATATATAATATAAAAAACAAAGCAGCCctagaaaaaataaaaagaacaaaCTAATAAGTGTGCGCACAGAATTTTGAACCAGTAAGAATTCAAGATTGGAATCTCAAACAACTTTGTAAACCAGATCAGAAATTTGCTCACACTATGAGGTTGCAACTATTACTGCACATGAACTACAAAGACATATACAGTGCAAAAGTATCTGCAAAACAAAGAAACTACAGCAGCTCTAGACCTCAAAAAGTTCGATCCGACACTTTATTAAGACCAGGTCACACGACCACAAGCACAATCAACAAGTCATCCAGCAGTATGTAAGTATTGCATCGGATTCAGAAGAAACTATCCTTAACAATCAGGTCAGCGAAACATGAAGGCAAAAACCCACAAACCCTAAGGTCTACAGGCACGGGGTGGCGACAGAGTACATGATCGATCCGTTCACTATCTCAACCGAATCGCTACAGGCACGGGGAGGCGACAGAGTACAACATCGATCCATTCACTATCGCAACCGAATCGCTACAGGCACGGGGAGGCGGCAGAGTACAGCACACCATCGATCCATTCACTATCGCATCAAGCAGCTCAAGAACAGAGTTCGAGCGAGCGAGGATAAGGCGAGAAGAAATCAAACCTTAGCAAGAGACGGAGGCCACAGAGGCAAAAGCGTAGGCGCAGAACCGCAGCAGACGACGGCAGGTCCGGGAGGCTGCCTTGTGGGGAGGAGGGAGATGGCCTCTAGGGTTCGGGACTTTATATATATAAGGGCGTCGGCGTAGGCCGGGCAGCCCAAGGCCGAATGTGGCCCATGGCCATAAACGGAGCCCGAGAGAGGCCCGTATAGGAATGACCGAATGACATTATTTGGACACGTGGAAAAATTGAATTTAACCGTTTCACCTAAGTTTAATTTACCCTAAATCCAAACGGATTTTTCAACTTGGACCCATCTGAATTTTTTCTTTAACGGTTTGGTCCTAATTTACACGAGATGCCTACAATCGGTGATGGGCCCTGGAGCAAAGACGATGAGATCGATGTGGACTTTTAAATGGGCTAGTTCCAATGGAACGATGAATTTCATTCATGAAAGGGAAAGTGATGGATAGTTGAttaatgaaatcaacatgatgggAGCAGTTTCAGATTAGTGGAAAGCAGTTTCAGATCGGTGCAGACTGACGTGAGAGGGAGATTTATGGACACAGAACAGTGGGACTTTATCTTATTTGTTTTTATTGGGATGGGTATTGGAACCACGATGAGTTAAATTTAGGTGACGTGGCAGCACGAGGAGCTAGAAAAAAACTTATAATGGGGTCTTTTATTTAGGTATAAATAAAAGATAGAAGATAGAAGATAGAAGATGAGCTAAAACTCCAATTCAGCTCGCTCAGTTGTATTAGCTCGTAAGTCAGCTCATTTGTCTCGTGAGCCAACTTATTAACAGCTACAAGTTATGCATAAATCGATAGTTGCTAATTTATTCTATTCATACATGAAGACAAATAAATGACTGTAATAAATAGCATACATCAATTCTATAATCTCACATGCATATAACATAAAATGAAGCttaattaatttttatttttACTAGTTTAGATTGTTAGACTATGGAGTACTTGCCTCGTTTAGTTCGCGAACAAGCTTGCGAGCTAGCTCATTGACTTAACAAGCTAAAATGCTAACTAGGCTCATTAAGAAAAGTAAACGAGCTGAGCCAAGTCAGCACCGAGCCGAGAAAGTTAGTGATCCATGACTTTTCACTCACTTTTTCGTTTAGCTCTAGGTGAGTTGTCCTAAGTTGGCTGATAAGCATAGAACGTCACCCTTAGTTGCCGGATCAAGAGATGAAAAACAAATAGACGTTGAAAAAGTAGGACAAAGGAAAAACCATACAGCCTTTCATTTGTacatgggggtgggggtgggagggggggggggttgaCCGTGATCTTATCCCCTTAAGAATAAAAAAACACTTACAAATCATATCAAAATACAGCTATAACGTTGAATTTGTCTGCCGGGGCAGTTTTGGAAACTAACTTAGTCGGCTTCTACTAGGTGGAATCTCTATGCAATCATAATTTGCTCACCCTAATTCTAAATTGGACACATTTCAACCATCTTGTCAAGAGGACCCACAATGGTAAAACCTATTTTGTCTTTTGACAAAGTTTCTAGACCAGCCCATATTAAAAAAAATTGACAATTTTGGTTCTCAACGTATGGTATTTTTCACGTCAGATTTGACGAGGAACAAATGCTATAAATCTGCTCGTTCCAAACCGAAAGCTTCCAACAATTAACTCTCGTGGACCGCACCTTATGGAAATCGATAGCAATAAGTcatgttttttttatataatggcaTCTCCATTTATTCAATTTAAGTCACAGAGAGTAGTGTAAAGCTTGCCCACTGAGTATTTTTTTAGACTGATTTTTACAAACAAAATTACATGTTTGAGGAACAGACTGACGAGCCTGTTTGGCTAGTCTGTACTGCTATGGTTCAAGAAGCATAGACTATTAGAGAAATCCTGGctgatttttgctctctctctGGTCAGACTCCAACACTCTGTTCGCCTGGGCTAAAACGGTTGGCTAGGCAGGTTTTGGCTGGGCTGATCAGCCCAGCCGTTCGACGGTCCAGGTCCAGCCGAATGGCTGACCTAATAGCCAACGTCCCGGTCGCGTGTTGCTCCCTCCCTCAGTCCGTTCTCCTACGCGCCGCACGGCTAGGGTTAGTGCTCGCTCGCCCCTCCTCCTCTTTCCTCCGCGTGAGCCGCGGCGGCTGTGAGCTCCGCTTCGTCGTGCCTGCCACCGCTACTGTCAGTGGCTCCCTCCCCTCCTGCCTCTCTACGCCGTGAGGGGGGCCCCTCGCCATCGACATCCTCCGTGGCAAACTGAGCTCCGCATCCCTCCTAGAACCCGTCGCTGTCGTCCCCCCCTTCCGGCTCCTTGGTCGCCGCCGTCCCCCTCCTCCTGATCTACCCCACGTGCTCGTTTTGCAGGTGTATGTCGAGCGCCACCCACAGATCCACCTCTCAGCTCACCAGAATCGCGACGTCGATAGCCTCCGTGGCGAACCTGAGCTCCACATCACTCCCAGAACCCGTCGCCGTCGACACACGTCCGACGACAACAAGGTACCCCCGGATCCGACGCCGCCGTCGTACCCTCCTTTGGCTCTAACACCTCcatcgtccccccccccccccccccgcctcttCCGGCTCCTTGGCCACCGCCATCCCCCTCCTCCGGATCTGACCCCCACGTACTCGTTTTGCAGGTGTACCTCGAGCGCCGCCCACGGATCTACCtctctgatgaggacatcccttccattgatacaaccacacctgctacacaacaaggtccgatgacaagagctcgagcacaacaacttaattatcaggtaaagtcgttcctcgatgttcatacaaactcgtctcagaattggatgctactaaatcatggtgatgattgtcttattcttaggaatgttggtcaagaccctattgcctcatgtttagaacCCATGATGAGGATAGAGCAACcaaacaagtgggaatcatcattaatggggcgctcagctcatctcgagacagcaggaaacactccatcaaaaataccataactccttgatacgagatccaatgaagctggtttttgacttgtcGGAAAGAGCTCGTCGTCCTCTTTCagatgggtccaaccccactatcatAATCTACCGAAGCTGTGCGCAGCAAGCAAAAGGATGCACAAACCTACAGCTTGGGCCTGGGCCTTGTACTTACTAGAGCCCATTGAGGGACGCctagattagggtttcccactcccccttgtgctctcctccttataaatagaactAGCAGCCAGAagaatgagggtgggttttgtttagatgcaagatagctgctacttcttccttgtaaacacgtgtgtcggctagaccacctgatttgcttgtttcaagaccccaacttgtgattcagattcagcctttggcttaaatccgtgagttatttgcttgttcatcttattcttgcttgttctcggttgcttgcaggttcatggtgttcttggcacgacaagaacatcacaatcggagcgGGTGTACCTATTGCTAAGGCGCAACAACTTTATGGTCattgtagtcggacagccaacgtcaAATCCACtccaaatcgagtttatccacactcaccaaaaagatcaggaacaaccccttgtcccatcttgtggtatcagagcaaggttctttaGTGAGTCATTTACCGTTCATTACTTTACCTATATTCTagaaatataaaaataggatAGAATTGAAATTCCAAACACAAGTTTGAGCTTTGCTGATCTACTTAGTTCTTTGCTTGTTGAGTTTGTGGTTTACATTGTGGTGTTAAGTGCTGGTTCTTAGGTTCtaatcctttagagtttcgagttcttgtaaCGTTTCAGTCACCACACAATCCACTGCTGCCTTTCCCCCCACTTCAGTCGCTGCAATCTCCACcaataccaccaccaccaccaaaagcaCTGCTGTTCTCTCCACCTTTTCGCTAAAaccctcaccaccatcaccttcaACCGCGCCTACACAAACACTACCTTATGCACCTGTCCTTTTGGTGCAAATCTGAGTACACTCAATTTTGAAAATAAGAGAGTTCAAATTACATATTTGTACTCCTTGTTGCAATCCTTATCCCTAgtaaaagaaagtctatgctacttgctgcattcttgttataatcatattgCAAAATTCAGTTTGTGCTACTTgtcgaaaagaaaaagaaaacacaatagaaaatagaaaagaaaaagaaaggaaaaggaggaaagaaagaaacaaaaaagaagggttaagtggatgctatttactctcatcatttccattgtttgcTACTATCTGGTGACAACATTTGTATCTAGGCTCACGTCTCTAGCATgggttagcctaggaccagcacggTACTATCTTTGAACACTTATTCAACTTGCATTGACTAACGTGGTTCCAGCTGTACCTTGATTTTTTAagccacctacagctccacaaattatctacaacgtcacagggttctacttgctactacttgtgttgttCTTGTCGTCGCCAACACCATCTGCATAGCAAGGTAAGGACATGTAAGAACTCGTTTGCACATGCTAAGAGAATGAAAATTATTGTCACCTAATTCAGTTAGTTGGTAGGACATATTTTCTTATGATTCCCTTGCTGCATACTAACCATGGTGGGAGAAGGTGAAAGGACCCCTCCACAATCACCTCGATCGAAAGCCTTGTTGCAACACTTTGAACGCAAAGTGAGGCTCCATGCTGAACACCTTGATGAGGACGCTCGTGTCACAAATGGGCGCCTTGGTCAATTGGAGACGGCTCAGATTGAGACCAACACCAAGTTGGCTTCCTTAGAAGGCACTCTTGGTTCTGTTAATACATCTCTTGTAGGTGTCTTGGAGCGATTGGAGAGGATGGAACATAATCAATGTGATGGTTTCGAACGACATAAACACAGCAACAACAACACCATGGGCAGcgttgctggtcatgatgaagaagaatatgcagcGGACACTGAGCTTGATGAGGAGGTGAATGGTCATCGACGCATCAAACAACATCGCCGCCGCCATGAGATAGGTCCTCGCCCACCATGGCAATAGGTACGTGCCGATGACTCATTTGGCAAGATTAAATTCACCATACTTGCTTTTGATGGCAGGTATAATCCTGATATGTACCTTAGTTGGGAATTAGCTGTTGATCAGAAATTTACCTgccatgatttccctgaggacaaacgtgttagggttgcaactagtgagtttactaactttgcctctgtttggtggtctgaataccatcataagaacccaaataacacaccaacttgggatgctttgaaacgggtcatgcgggccagatttgttccttcttattatgctcgtgatcttttacataagttgcaacaattgaggcaaggatccaaatctgtagaagagtaCTATCAAGAGCTACAAATGGGTATGCTTCGTTGCAGGCTAGAGGAAAATGAGGATGGTGCCATAGCTAGATTTATGGGTGGGCTGAACCGGGAGATTCAGGATATTCTAGCTTACAAGGAATATAATTCTATCAATCGTTTATTTCACCTTGCTTGTAAAACTAAACGAGAAGTGCAAGGATGACGAGCTAGCATGAGGGCTAACATTCCTATAGGTCATGCTAGCCCGTGGACACCCTCCAATGTTGCTACAACCGTCAACACATGCACCCCCATAATCTTCCTCGACCATCAAGCCACACTCCTTTACAACAAATTCTATACCATGCCCAAGTGAACCAACTAGAGGAGCAACGACTACATCTGCCAAGAGTTCATCCTTGGTGGTATCCACGCGGAGAACAAGGGATATTTAGTGCCTACGCTGCAAAGGATATGGCCACGTACGCAAGGACTGCCCAAGCACATGTGTGATGGTTGTGTGAGCTGATGATGGGTactcctctgctagtgattttgatgaagaaacatatgctttgcttgctgctaacAATGTAGCGGAAGGAGATGATTTCCAACAAGATGGAGAGCACGTTGGGGCTGAAGGTGCTGAGCACTATGAGAGCCTCATGGTGCAGCGGGTGCTAAGTGCCCAAATGGAGAGGGCTGAACAAAATCAGTGCCACACTTTGTTTCAAACCAAGTGTGTGATCAAGAAATGCTCTTGccatgtgatcatagatggaggaagctgcaacaacttggcaagtgctAAAATGGTGGAGAAGCTTTCGTTGAGCACAAAACCACACCCGCAGCCTTACTACATTCAGTGGCTTAACAACAGCGGCAAGGTGAAGGTAACACGATTGGTAAGGGTAGAGTTTGCCATTGGTTCTTATCATGGTTCCATTGACtacgatgttgtgcctatgcaagcatgctctatgttgttaggtagaccatggcagtttGATAAAGATTCCTTGCACTTTGGTAAACACAAATCAATACTCTTTTGTGCATAATGACAAGAAGATTGTGTTGCACCCCATATCCCCTAAGGCTATTCTAAGAGATGAACTTGCTAGAGCTAGCAAACTTAAGAATCAGGCTGTTGCTAGTGAAAATCAGATTGTCGCTAATGAACTTGAGAAACATAAGAAGAAGTCTAGCAAATCTGTTCATCATAATAAAAATGCAAGCTGAAAGGCTCTTGTTACATtgccaccaaatctgatttggatg
This genomic interval carries:
- the LOC136512062 gene encoding elongation factor 1-alpha-like, with the protein product MGKEKSHINIVVIGHVDSGKSTTTGHLIYKLGGIDKRVIERFEKEAAEMNKRSFKYAWVLDKLKAERERGITIDIALWKFETTKYYCTVIDAPGHRDFIKNMITGTSQADCAVLIIDSTTGGFEAGISKDGQTREHALLAFTLGVKQMICCCNKMDATTPKYSKARYDEIVKEVSSYLKKVGYNPDKIAFVPISGFEGDNMIERSTNLDWYKGPTLLDALDQITEPKRPSDKPLRLPLQDVYKIGGIGTVPVGRVETGVIKPGMVVTFGPTGLTTEVKSVEMHHEALQEALPGDNVGFNVKNVAVKDLKRGYVASNSKDDPAKEAASFTSQVIIMNHPGQIGNGYAPVLDCHTSHIAVKFAELITKIDRRSGKELEKEPKFLKNGDAGMVKMIPTKPMVVETFSEYPPLGRFAVRDMRQTVAVGVIKSVEKKDPTGAKVTKAAAKKK